Sequence from the Serinus canaria isolate serCan28SL12 chromosome 24, serCan2020, whole genome shotgun sequence genome:
GCCATTTTCAGCTGAAtagataataaatatttattttcaaacgCCACTTCTTGAATCAGATCTGCTTGTTCACTCTGCAGAGTCATTGTGATTGGAATGGAGATTTTTCTaagcaaaagccatgcaaaTTAAACAGCCTGTAAACATTATTTGAATGGGTTTTTTCACAAGTTCTCCCATTTGTACACCCTGAGCACACAGAATTAACTCTCTCCAGTTCCTGGAGTGGCTCCCAGTGTTGTTGGCACCCTGAAACCTCTGCAAAGGAGCTGCTTTATCAGGGAAGACAGGTTTAtctccagcctgcctggggcaCCAGACCTTGGGGAGGGATCTTTGTGCCTCTGAGTCATTGTTTTTATGGATATCCCCTCATTTTATAAAAGCAGTCCCACTCCTGAGTGCAGCCTGTGGGTGAGCAGGGTTgtgtgtcccagcagcagcagcagatttggTTTTGGGTTCCTGGGCCTCACAGTGACctgatcttttctttttccagttgtGGTCACCGTGCGTGGAGAGGTGAGTGCATCCAGCACCTTTTCCTGTCCCTCAGAGTGGCAGAATCCCCACAGTTCTGGCCCCATGCCTGGATTTCCCAGGGTATTTTGGAAACTCTGTGCCTGTCACTAAAGGGGAAGGTTTTCTGTGGCCATTGTCCTGTTCACAACAAGGATTTGCAGTTTCAGGCTCTTTTCATGCTTGAAGACTCTCCCAGTGAGTTCTTTCTGCCTGGTGTCAGCTTTTAGGAGGGAGTGGAACCTCTGGAATTGTTTCCAGGCTGTATCAAGCCCTTGGGAACATCACAGGAGTGGAGCTGGAGCCCTCTGGCAGGGGGGGAGATCATTTTCTTGTGGCTCAGATGAGCTGAGCACAGATATTCCTGCCTGGTTTGTGCTGCCAGGCCACCAATCTCCCTTGTGCTTCCCTGCAGATCGACCCAGTCTCGGGGATGGTGATGAACCTGACAGACCTGAAGGAATACATGCAGGTGAGAACAGCCCAGTTTTCCTCCTCATCCCCTGGGAGAGATGATCAGAGCCTGTCTGGTGCCAGCATGGGGACGTGGTGAGCTGCTGATGGCAGGAGATCAAAAGGAAATTGGGGAATAATTGAAGACCTAAATGCCTTGGCTGTGTTAGGTGAGGCAGTGCCACGTCTCCAGCTGGGAATCTCACAGCTGGATCTGGggctctttccctttttcctgtgctgctgcctggctgtgtgtgGTGGCCTGAGCCTcaggcatggcagggacagggctgtcactgtcctctctctgcaggcagcGATCATGGAGCCGCTCGACCACAAAAACCTGGACAAGGACGTGCCCTTCTTCTCTGAGGTGGTGAGGTGGGTCAGGGGGCTCCTGGAGAGCTGGTGCtacctgggcagcagcagcctgtaCCTGTGTGCTCAACACAcctgtgtccagccctgctgcccctcctcacagcagcctggctggcacctgcccatcccacccatcccaccACActtgctggcagtgccaccatgCCCACGGAGCTCAGGTGTCACCAGCTgcccctcagcatccccccagcccatcctggcTGCAGATGTTGGTGTCATTGTGCCACTTcagccctgaccctgctgctgttcccccGCAGCACCACGGAGAACGTTGCTGTGTTCATCTGGGACAGCCTCCAgaagctgctgccccagggcatCCTCTACAAGGTGGAGGTGCACGAGACAGAGCAGAACGTGGTGGTTTACAAGGGAGAGGAGGCAATTGTCAAGTGAAAtcagcctgagctcagctgctcagcagaaaggCTCCATCAGCAGCTCCGTGGGTCCCTGCTCAGCatttcctgcagccagccctgggttCTGTCTCacagcaggacaagggcagaTATTTCACAAGGACTCTCCCAGTTTGCCCACCTGGTTTCTCAGAATGGGTTGGtgtctctgcttttcctcaagACCTTCCTGTTTTGCCAGCTGATGTGAAATTTAGAGTTGTGCCATGGTAAATAAAGCAGctttggggagaggaggggcCTGGCAAAATCCCAAAAGTCTTTGATTTCTCTCTGATTAAATATTGAATTCATTTATTTGATAATGTGAGCTTTGGTGTTGCTTTGCTTCTTGATCAAACAGAGGAGCTTTCTTGAGGGTGAGAACTAcgttatcttttttttttattttattttcttcttatcagttcatttcctgtgctgcaggcacattTCTTCCTGTGGCCAGCAGATCTTTCTCTGTGTGTGGAACTGGTGGGCaataaaaaaaacttctgaTCCAAACTGGAGAGCCAAAGGGAGCAGGGTGTTGGTGAGAATGGAAAACTGAGGAAACTGCAGTGGGAATGTCACAGCCCCAgtggtggcagagccctggggaaggagTGCAGGAATAAACCCTTAAATCCACCCTTAAATCAACCCCAAAATTCAGTGGAGGTTGTTGCAGCAGGATGAGGCTGTGAGAGGAGTTTAAATGGACACTACCCCAATTACCCTGGAtatcctggagctggggcaggctggcagagctgaggaagggCAGTGAGGGAATGGATGTTGCACAGTTCCTGTGGTTAAAGGCCATCCAGTCCCGGGCTCTGTCCaggggcagcagtggcagcGCTGTGTCCCTTTGTCACATCAGCAATGTCCCGAGCAGTAATTAGGAATGGCCATCAAGAACAACTGAATGGATATAATTAAAGAACAACCTGATAAGCAGGGCAGCAATTCCCTTGCTTTAGAAGGAAATGGGGTGTTTGAATGATGGGAGCAAACATCCCTTTGGGGAGGTTTAATGAGGCTTGCCTAATTGTTCACCTTGGCCAcgctctgctccaggctgagccaaAGTGGGGTTTGCactgccaaaaaaaccctgggCTGCCTTGAAACTTTGAATTCacaggagcctgggctgctctggaaTGTCAGGGGGGACTGCTTTACCTGGGGacagctctctgctgtcccctgccctggtTCAGCCCCgctcagctccctgggagaGCTTCCAAAAGGGAGCTGGGAGAAAAATGAGGGCCATTCCCTTAGGCAGGGCAAAacctctgccctgggagctccagctctgggggatCCTTTTCCTTGTCAAAGGGGGT
This genomic interval carries:
- the PTS gene encoding 6-pyruvoyl tetrahydrobiopterin synthase — encoded protein: MSPRSARLARLSRSVTFSACHRLHSKSLSDEENLQLFGKCNNPNGHGHNYKVVVTVRGEIDPVSGMVMNLTDLKEYMQAAIMEPLDHKNLDKDVPFFSEVVSTTENVAVFIWDSLQKLLPQGILYKVEVHETEQNVVVYKGEEAIVK